The following proteins are encoded in a genomic region of Spirosoma sp. SC4-14:
- a CDS encoding vanadium-dependent haloperoxidase, which yields MKVPLRSGFLLVLLFVAFTGCQKSSSPAEYTAKTANPEYYNAALNKLTEVVIHDIFSPPVASRIYGYANLAGYEALVPFDPNYQSLSGQLKHFQAGPTPEAGKDYCFPLASAHAFLTVARALTFSVEFYDEFEKAFYEQYKKDGVPDEVYDRSMAYGEAVAKHVLDYAAKDNYKQTRGFKHTVTNEEGTWVPTPPAYMDAAEPQWNRIRCWAMDTCSQFMPPRPISYSLTKGSPYQKELDEVYLIGKNLDKQKQDIAYFWDDNAFVMNVAGHVMFASKKMTPGGHWLAIAETVARQKKLNLMQSVEAYTLTSFALSDGFISCWDEKYRSKTVRPETVINKYIDPKWTPFLQTPPFPEYPSGHSVISTAAATVLTNLLGDTIAFTDSTEFRYGHGVRSFTSFRDAADEASVSRLYGGIHFRSAVSNGQLEGEKVGQWVIQKIHTRKSTVASR from the coding sequence ATGAAAGTCCCGCTTCGATCTGGCTTTTTGCTGGTTCTACTATTCGTTGCGTTTACAGGTTGTCAAAAGTCGTCTTCGCCAGCCGAGTATACGGCCAAAACGGCCAATCCCGAGTATTATAATGCAGCCCTGAATAAGCTAACAGAAGTTGTTATTCATGATATATTTTCGCCACCGGTTGCCAGCCGTATTTATGGATATGCCAATCTGGCCGGTTACGAAGCGTTGGTTCCATTTGATCCTAACTATCAGTCGTTGAGCGGGCAACTGAAGCACTTTCAGGCGGGCCCTACCCCAGAAGCCGGTAAGGACTATTGTTTCCCGCTGGCTAGCGCTCATGCCTTTCTGACCGTGGCTCGTGCGCTAACGTTCTCCGTCGAATTTTATGACGAATTTGAGAAAGCCTTTTATGAACAGTATAAGAAAGATGGCGTTCCTGATGAGGTCTACGACCGGTCGATGGCTTATGGAGAAGCAGTGGCCAAGCATGTGCTCGACTACGCTGCCAAGGATAACTATAAACAAACCCGTGGGTTTAAACATACCGTCACCAACGAAGAAGGTACCTGGGTACCCACTCCACCAGCGTATATGGATGCTGCCGAGCCCCAATGGAACCGAATTCGTTGCTGGGCTATGGATACCTGTAGTCAGTTTATGCCTCCCCGCCCCATTTCTTATAGCCTGACCAAAGGAAGCCCCTACCAAAAAGAACTCGATGAGGTTTATCTGATAGGAAAGAATCTGGATAAACAAAAACAGGATATCGCTTATTTCTGGGACGATAATGCATTTGTGATGAATGTAGCCGGGCATGTGATGTTTGCCAGCAAAAAAATGACACCGGGTGGACACTGGCTCGCCATTGCCGAAACCGTAGCTCGTCAGAAAAAACTAAACCTGATGCAATCGGTTGAAGCCTATACGCTTACATCCTTTGCGTTGAGTGATGGATTTATTTCGTGCTGGGACGAAAAATATCGTAGTAAAACGGTCCGGCCAGAAACCGTTATCAATAAATATATTGACCCCAAATGGACCCCATTTTTGCAGACTCCGCCTTTTCCTGAATATCCGAGCGGACATAGTGTCATTTCGACGGCAGCGGCTACTGTTTTAACCAATTTGCTGGGCGATACTATTGCCTTTACCGATTCAACGGAGTTTCGGTATGGGCATGGTGTTCGTTCGTTTACCTCGTTTCGGGATGCCGCCGACGAAGCCTCGGTGAGTCGTCTGTATGGCGGTATCCACTTCCGCTCGGCTGTTAGCAACGGACAGTTGGAAGGCGAAAAAGTGGGCCAGTGGGTCATCCAGAAAATTCATACCCGAAAATCGACTGTTGCCAGTCGGTAG